In Lolium rigidum isolate FL_2022 chromosome 7, APGP_CSIRO_Lrig_0.1, whole genome shotgun sequence, the DNA window GATGTGAACTACTTGTTGTACCTTTAAAATATTTAGGCATCCCTATTCATTTAGGAAACCACTTAACATAGAATGAAAGCCGGTGGAGGATCGTTTTAAACGAAAACTAGCATCTTGGTTAGACAAAATGCTCTCATACGGAGACGTTATGGCCTTAATAAACTATGTTCTAACTAGTCTACCAATGTCCCTCTTGTTTTTCTTTGGGATACCCTAAAAGGTACGGAAAATATTGGATTTCTACACGTCATGCATCTTCTGGCAAAGTGATGAGCTGAAGACTAACAAAGTGGGACACTATTTATTGACCAAAGGATGCTTACTTAGCAAGTGGCTATTTAAACTTCTATCTGAGGAAGGAGTGTGGCAGGAATTGCTACATAATAACAACTTAATAAGTATATAGCGGCAAAACTCTCTCGTAAGTGCAAGCCAAACCAATAGATTCTCCCTTTTGCAAGCCAAACAAGGTACAAACCACTCCCTCACTCCCTCAATTCCATATAAGTGTTGGAATTTTATTATACTAGCTATAGTGCAAGTTAAACTTTGGCGTCGTAACACTCCCTCCATTTCAGTTTACTAGTTCTATGCGCATCCCTAGATCGTCAATTTGACCAACTCAATATgagatatatatataatatattacTAGAAACTTTAGGTTttatattttctaatgatataatttttgtgttatataatttatattatacAGATCAAATTGACGACCTAGGTACACGTGCATGCCTAGTAAACTAAGATAGAGGGAGGATCATTTATTTTGTGCATACAGATAGCTGATGACACAAACGACGGAGGTACCATAGAAATCACGTAAAGAAAGTAAAGCTTAGTTCTAAAATGAATAGAGAGGAAATGGAATTAGAAAGAAGGGGAAAATTTAATGTGGTATCCTTCTACAcaattttgcattgagattttaccaATTAATAAATATAGTGAAACTATTCTACTCTACCATGAATTAGAGATAGTATCTTATACTTCCCACTATGATGAGGGACCGGAGGAAGTGTACTTTATATATTTAAATCCAGGTCTACTCGTTAAATGAAAAAACATctggcggaaattcaattcggcacatgggagcatatgctcctgccaccggaaaaatattttgaaatgttcaaaaaattcgtacaaaaaatttctcgcttacgtatcaacatgttacgtgcgcacatcaagtcttgcgaaaaaccaacattttttgtgacttgtgtgaaaaagataaacaaaacgtCTAGTACACAACTTTTTCTTacagaatttttttcttttttacaaatgacactcaaaatgtcgattttctgtgaaaccactttgtgaacgtgtagaatttcgagatgtatccactaaattttacttatgttcaaatttttcaacattttaaaagtgcatttaaaatgaagtttaaaaAGGGGTGCCAAAAGGCCACTCCCATCTGGATTACTCTAAAATAACATCCCACCTACCCGTAAGATACACATATATTTTTCATAATTAGCTAGCGTAGGCGGCAAGTTTTTAGACGCACTCTTTCCTTAACCAGGGTACCGAAAGAGACAGGGTTTTAATGAGACGGGCTTGCTGACCTAATATATGGTGgaaaagttttaaaaaaaaagCCGTTGCTCATCAACGTGAACCATCTTTTTacgtcaaaagaaaaaaaaaacgtgaACCATCTTTCCATCATTATTTAACTGGTAGGTATGTCAACGGCAATCTGGCGCCGTCTTCAGTCCCAAACAATGTGAACCCGGAGGCCGGAGCTTCGCAGCTATTTCCTTTCCATAGTTCTACACCACTTTTCAGTCTAGTCGCACTCGAACCACGACAAATTAGTCTGATCAGTTAGAGAGGATTAACCTAATTAGATCACATTCAAAACCATGCGGCCTAATTGCTTTCCCCAATCCCCACGCGGCTCGCGCGCTCGCACACTTGATATATCCACGTCCGAGGAAGCCATTACCACCTCTTCTCCCCCGACCCCCTTTCATGTCTTGAACACAAGCCAGCCAAGACACAAGCTCTAGAACCCAGCCGCCATTATCGATGCCTCGTGCTACTTCTAAAGCTCTCGCGTTGCTGATCTTCCTCCTCTATGTGGGCGTCCATGTCGACGCTGCCACGACGACGCTGTCGCAAGGTCAGTCGCTGGTGGGCAACGCGACCCTCTATTCGTCCAACGGCGCATTCCTCCTCTCTTTCTTCACGCCTCGAGGCGGCGACGGGTCGCGGATGTACCTCGGGGTCCAGTACGCCAAAGCCGTCGAGCAGACGGTGCAGTGGGTGGCCAACCGCGACGCGCCGGTGAGCGCGGCGGCGTTGTCATACTCCGCCACCCTGACGGAATCCGGCGAGTTCCAGGTGCTAGAGGGGCAGCGCGTCGTGTGGCGGACGAGAACTTCCTCGTCGGCGGGGAACTTTACGCTCACCATCGAGGACAACGGGAACCTCGTGCTGAATGGCGGCAGCGACGCGCAGGCGGTACAGCTGTGGCGGAGCTTCGACCACCCGACCGACACCTTCGTCCCCGGGATGAGCATCACGCTGGAGCGGCAGAACGACTCCGTCGTCGGGCAGACGCTGTTCAAGTCGTGGAGGAGCCCCGACGACCCGGCCCCCGGCAACTTCACGCTCGGGCAGGACCCGCTCGGGTCGGCGCAGCTCTACATATGGCGCAGCGGGCAGGACGGCGGCGAGAACACCACGTTCTGGAGGTCCGGGCAATGGGCGAACAACAACTTCGTGGGCATCCCGTGGCGGGCGCTGAACCTGTACGGGTTCCAGCTCTCCGGCGACCCGTCCAAGAGCAACGGCGTCATGTCCTACACCTTCAACACCTTCAACTCCTCGCTCTACAGGTTCGTGCTCCAGCCCAACGGCACCGAGACCTCCTTCATGCTCCTCGACGCCACAGGCGACTGGGAGGTGGTCTGGTCGCAGCCCAGCATCCCGTGCCACGACTACAACGTATGCGGCCAGAACGCCCAGTGCTCCTCCGGCGATCATGGCCAGGCCGTCTGCACCTGCCTCAAAGGTACTACAGAACTGAACACTCCTCACAAAACGATCAACGGTGCTGCAATCAGATTGCACATTGCTTAACTAATTATGTAAACTTGCAGGTTTTGAGCAGAAATCCGAAGGGGTGGGGTGCGTGAGGAGCGCCCAGCTGACGTGCAGCGAGAGGAATGTCAGCATGAGCAGCGGCGACGACTTCGCCGAGCTCTCCGGCGTGAAGCTGCCCAACTACGCCGCGTGGGAATGGACGGTGAGCAGCGCCGACTCGTGCCGGCAGTGGTGCTTGGACAACTGCACGTGCGACGCGTACAGCTACAGCAGCGGCACCGGGTGCTTGATCTGGAGCCAGGAGCTGGTGGACATCTACCGGTTCCCCACCGGCCCTGGACCTGGAGAAGGGTATGACCTCTACATCAAGGTCCCTGCTTCTCTATTAGGTACGTTTTCCTACTCCAACTATATTAAATGTTACAGTATCATTTCTTAACTTGGTTGGTACTTCTGAATTAGGTTTGGAAAACTGAGTAGGTAGAAAACTGCTTTGGTTCTTCAGGAAATACCTGCTAGATGCGTACTGAAGAAAGTGCCAAGACATCCCTGATTGACTTGGCTACATCCCAAAAAACCAGCCACTGTACTTGGCCTGTAAAACAAAACAACGACATTTTGTTCCTTCGTCAGTACGACTTTAGCCATGTTGAGAATTCGACAAGAATGAACAAACCACTGGAATCTTTGATTAATACTACAACTCAGTAAATTAAGCAGAAACGGGCAATGGAAAAGACAGCAGCTTAGTAGTTATCTAGTGTAAATGCATGCAGAGTTGTTGGGGTCTCATCTTGCGGTGCCTTCTGCAGTCAAACGGAATAAAATTCTCCACAATCTGTCGACGATCCATTAGAAGATGGTTGCGAATTTGGACTGGTAAACAGTTATCGTGAAGGGTGAAAAAACGAGGATTTCTTAAATGGCGACATGCCACATCCATCCCCTTATGCTTTTGACAGTGATTTCCGTTATGCTTTATCACCTGTTTTCACTCTGTAACGCATTACGGCAACCAGAAGAGTTAGCGGATTTTCATATTCGAACTCCTGCAAAAGGAGAATAAAAATGATACTGACTTGTGAATATATGCAAGCCGTTTATGCCAGATGCTGACTTCTGAGGAAGGGTCAAAGCTTGTTCCGACAGCGACCTATTCTAAATTCTCCATCAACTAGGGCATTTTAAGAGgggcaaaaatagaaacaaagagaaaaataTTGTCATGTGTCTGCTTCATGAGAAAGACCTAACATGGCTTTGTCCCTTCATTATCTTGAAGAAGATTTGGGTGAATCCGGCCGTAACATGGATTATACACTATCAGTATCAGTATATTGCGTGTAGCACACATGGAACATGCCTCATGGTCTGACCTCTGACGGACCATTAGTGGTGACACTTTCATATTAATTTATCTAAGTACATGTGCGGCTTTTTATGACTACATGGGCGCACATGGTTTGCGCCTTGCACGAAAATCTGACCGTTGAAACATTGGTCAAATTCTTGAAATGTTCTGCTGCCGTGGTCCGGTAGATTCGTGCATATAGCACATAACTGTATTCTTCTTCACTGTAGAGAATTGACTACTGCACATGGCTGATAGTTTTCTTTTACCTGACCAGATTCAGGCTCCAAACGGAGGCGATGGACGAAGGTTATTGTTAGCGTAGTGATCGTCGTGGCATTTGTACTGGCAGCGTGCGGCTTCCTTCTATGGAAATGCAGCAGAAGAATCAGAGGTGAGGATCTGGTACCTTAATTAAGAAGCAATCCTGAAGTCCCACACAGACGATTTCAACGATTTCAGGTCAGCACAGAACATGATAGGTAGAGTTAACTTATTTGGTACATTTTGTGCAGACAAATTTGGTGTTGGCGGCGGTAAAAGGAAGACGGGAGCCTCGTTGATGCTGCATTCTGGCAGGGAAGCCAAGAAGGAATTCTCAGGGCCTAGTCAGCCAGACCACGAGGATGCGGAGAACAGCGAGCTGCCGCTGTTCGCCCTGGAGACCTTGGCGGTGGCCACCGGCGGCTTCAGTGAGTCCAACAAGCTCGGGGAGGGAGGGTTCGGCCTTGTCTACAAGGGGACGCTtcccggcggcgaggaggtggcgGTGAAGAGGCTGTCGAAGACCTCCGGGCAGGGGTGCGAGGAGTTCAAGAACGAGGTCATACTCATCTCCAAGCTGCAGCACCGCAACCTGGTCAGGATCCTGGGGTGCTGCATCCAGGGGGACGAGAAGATGCTGGTGTACGAGTACATGCCCAACAAGAGCCTCGATGCCATCCTCTTCGGTACGTGTACTTCATCTCGTGCATGCATCAGACTGGTTGTGGAACGAAAAAGTTGCAATTAAGCCTGAATTCTGACAATGCGCTTCTATCGATCAGACCCGGCTAGGCGAGGGCTCCTGGACTGGAAGACAAGGCTGCACATCATCGAAGGGATCGCGCGGGGGCTCCTGTACCTCCACCGGGACTCCAGGCTTCGCGTCGTGCACCGCGACCTCAAGGCCAGCAACATCCTCCTGGACCGTGACATGAACCCCAAGATTTCCGACTTCGGCATGGCCAGGATCTTCGGCGGTGACCAGAACCAAGAGAACACCAACCGTGTCGTCGGCACGCTGTAAGTACATTATTACTACGCGCTCGCAGAGACAACAGCAGTAGTGGATGTCCCGTGCGCATTTTGCTGAATGTTCTTGTTCCCATGTGTCTTCAGAGGCTACATGTCACCGGAGTACGCGATGGAGGGCCTCTTCTCGGTGAGGTCCGACATGTACAGCTTCGGCATCCTCATCCTCGAGATCATTACCGGCCAGAAGAACAGCAGCTTCCACCACATGGAGGGCTCGCTCAACATCGTAGGCTACGTAAGCTCCTGGCATCCTCATCGGCCACCATTCACACTTCTATGCTCTTCTTCTCTCAACTTGCTGCTGACATACAAGTGTGCTTATGTGCAGGCGTGGCAGATGTGGAACGCGGACAAGGGGGAGCAGCTAATCGACCCGTCGATCCGGGCGTCCAGCTCGGCGTCGGCGTCCCGCGAGGCGCTCAGGTGCATCCACATGGCGCTGCTGTGCGTGCAGGACCACGCCGGAGACCGGCCGGACATCCCCTACGTGGTGCTGGCGCTGGGAAGCGACAGCTCCCTGCTGCCAATGCCCAGGCCGCCCACCTTCACCTTGCAGTGCACATCGTCGGACAGGGACACGTTcagggagaggggcgacgagtccTACTCCGCCAGCGATCTCACTGTCACAATGCTTCAAGGGAGGTAGCTACACTAGACACGGATGCCATGCGATTGGGTGATTTAGCTTCTTGTAGAGATCATTTCCCCTTGCTCTGTACATGCCGCAATTTTTGTAACTATGTGTTCATTTGTAGGCTAAAAAGTTAACACCGAGAGTGTACATATACCAGGGTTATGTTGTCAAGCCCAACACTCTGCCTAAGTTCAGATGTATACGCTTACGACCAGCTACAAACAGAGAGCCAACTACATCCCAAAAGCCCGGATTGAAGTGAGGAGGGAAACTCTCCGTTATAAGCTGGTCGTAACCTCTTTAAGTGAGGTGGAACTAAACACATAGCAGTCTCACCGGACTATAGCAGCCCTAACAAATGTAGTCAGTCGGAAATTACTTGGCCAAgagggggtgaaaaaatccaacggCACACTGGATGGAGCTACATGAGCAAGGTGGCAAGGAGTACGCGAAGCGGGATGGAACccctcctccgccaaagtatacCCCGCCACTGAATAAGGCGGCAATAACTATTAATCTGGTACTCAGTCTGCACTGTCACGGCCTTGGCAACACGGCCTTGGCAACAGTGCGACAGTGTGCGAGCTTCGTGATCTACAGAAGCGTTATTCCCTCAAGATATCTGTGTCATAGAAACCTAGCTACATAAGAAGCGAGTGGAGTGTTTATCTCGTAGTttaggttttgatagaggttttGCCGTAAGTAGCTGGGGCTGTAGCGGCGGTCTAGTTGTGTTTTGGAATAATGGAATAAATATAGAAGTGGTACCATATACCTATTATCGTGTTGATTCAGTTGTTACGGAAAAGGGGCAAGAACCATGGCGCCTAA includes these proteins:
- the LOC124674435 gene encoding G-type lectin S-receptor-like serine/threonine-protein kinase B120, translated to MPRATSKALALLIFLLYVGVHVDAATTTLSQGQSLVGNATLYSSNGAFLLSFFTPRGGDGSRMYLGVQYAKAVEQTVQWVANRDAPVSAAALSYSATLTESGEFQVLEGQRVVWRTRTSSSAGNFTLTIEDNGNLVLNGGSDAQAVQLWRSFDHPTDTFVPGMSITLERQNDSVVGQTLFKSWRSPDDPAPGNFTLGQDPLGSAQLYIWRSGQDGGENTTFWRSGQWANNNFVGIPWRALNLYGFQLSGDPSKSNGVMSYTFNTFNSSLYRFVLQPNGTETSFMLLDATGDWEVVWSQPSIPCHDYNVCGQNAQCSSGDHGQAVCTCLKGFEQKSEGVGCVRSAQLTCSERNVSMSSGDDFAELSGVKLPNYAAWEWTVSSADSCRQWCLDNCTCDAYSYSSGTGCLIWSQELVDIYRFPTGPGPGEGYDLYIKVPASLLDSGSKRRRWTKVIVSVVIVVAFVLAACGFLLWKCSRRIRDKFGVGGGKRKTGASLMLHSGREAKKEFSGPSQPDHEDAENSELPLFALETLAVATGGFSESNKLGEGGFGLVYKGTLPGGEEVAVKRLSKTSGQGCEEFKNEVILISKLQHRNLVRILGCCIQGDEKMLVYEYMPNKSLDAILFDPARRGLLDWKTRLHIIEGIARGLLYLHRDSRLRVVHRDLKASNILLDRDMNPKISDFGMARIFGGDQNQENTNRVVGTLGYMSPEYAMEGLFSVRSDMYSFGILILEIITGQKNSSFHHMEGSLNIVGYAWQMWNADKGEQLIDPSIRASSSASASREALRCIHMALLCVQDHAGDRPDIPYVVLALGSDSSLLPMPRPPTFTLQCTSSDRDTFRERGDESYSASDLTVTMLQGR